The bacterium DNA window CCTCCGATCCTGAGATTTGTCCCTGCTGTCCTGGATTCCGATCCCTCTGTTCTGTGTCTTTCTAAGAAAATTCTGAAATCTCTCTAACAGCAGAAGAAGTGCCTGAGAATACATACTCTCAGGTTTATTTATATATTCTTTTTCATAGGCAGCTTGTTTATTGATTAAAACGACATAGAATCGAACACTTCTAATGTCACGAAGAGCATCAAGCAACTCGCATAGTAGGGCATGTTTCCTGGCAGGATCCCAGTTATTCAGTGGATTTAATGCGGCCCTCTTAGCATGCTTATCACTTAATGCCGGGTCAATAAACGGCTTATGGAAGTATTCCCACTTCAATTCAGTAATTAAGGGAATCGAATATTTCTGTTTAATAGAGTGAAGACAAAAGCGCAAT harbors:
- a CDS encoding DUF3800 domain-containing protein encodes the protein MHLLYIDESGDAGRPRPNATNYFVAAGFSIDEVDCRRLRFCLHSIKQKYSIPLITELKWEYFHKPFIDPALSDKHAKRAALNPLNNWDPARKHALLCELLDALRDIRSVRFYVVLINKQAAYEKEYINKPESMYSQALLLLLERFQNFLRKTQNRGIGIQDSRDKSQDRRLRSFYHSLFIDGSYYTKFENIVDNVYLTPSEYSFGVQFADLLAGIAFQKFERGNDRYFSAIIDKIDCTPSTRLRGGTPEGLKLWP